A single window of Enoplosus armatus isolate fEnoArm2 chromosome 22, fEnoArm2.hap1, whole genome shotgun sequence DNA harbors:
- the rab21 gene encoding ras-related protein Rab-21 has translation MAAGGTGSKTYSFKVVLLGEGCVGKTSLVLRYCENKFNDKHITTLQASFLTKKLNITGKRVNLAIWDTAGQERFHALGPIYYRDSNGAILVYDITDEDSFQKVKNWVKELRKMLGNEICLCIVGNKIDLDKDRHVSVEEAESYAESVGAKHYHTSAKLNKGIEELFLDLCKRMMETAQAEEKLKGNGASQSASSRRGVQIVDDEPQATPAGGCCSSG, from the exons ATGGCGGCAGGGGGGACGGGCAGCAAAACCTACTCGTTCAAGGTGGTGTTGCTGGGGGAAGGCTGTGTGGGGAAGACGTCGCTGGTGCTGCGATACTGCGAAAACAAATTCAACGACAAACACATCACAACTCTACAG gcgTCCTTTCTCACAAAGAAGCTCAATATCACAGGAAAGAGAGTTAACCTGGCCATATGG GACACAGCAGGTCAGGAGCGCTTTCATGCGTTAGGTCCAATCTACTACAGAGACTCCAATGGAGCCATCCTAGTGTACGACATTACAGACGAAGACTCCTTTCAGAAG GTGAAGAACTGGGTGAAAGAGTTGAGGAAAATGTTGGGGAACGAGATTTGTTTATGTATAGTAG GTAATAAAATTGATTTGGACAAAGACCGACACGTTTCAGTGGAAGAGGCCGAGAG TTATGCAGAGTCGGTGGGAGCCAAACACTACCACACATCAGCCAAGTTAAATAAAGGCATCGAGGAGCTCTTCCTGGATCTCTGTAAAA GGATGATGGAAACGGCTCAGGCTGAGGAGAAGTTGAAGGGCAACGgagccagccaatcagcatcGAGTAGGCGGGGCGTACAGATTGTCGACGACGAACCACAAGCCACGCCCGCCGGAGGATGCTGCTCTTCTGGCtag